Proteins encoded within one genomic window of Burkholderiales bacterium:
- the glmM gene encoding phosphoglucosamine mutase: MTRKYFGTDGIRGRVGVAPITPEFVMRLGYAAGRVLTRSEHSISTSPAVLIGKDTRISGYMLESALQAGLSAAGVDSHLTGPMPTPAVAYLTRALRLQAGIVISASHNPYDDNGIKFFSAAGEKLDDGIECAIEAGLNDLVRTVASEKLGKAYRIKDAAGRYIEFCKSAFPNELDLRGMRIVVDCAHGATYHVAPHVFHELGAEVVSIGVQPDGLNINAGFGATETDALKQAVLREHADIGIALDGDGDRVMMIDASGALFDGDQLLFLMARHRQQEGRLKGGVVGTAMTNLGVEQAFRQLNIPFARAKVGDRYVLEMLKARGWQLGGEGSGHIICLDKHTTGDGIVSALQVLHLLRIKQTTLAECAAALTLYPQILINVKFARRFNVDADPAVKARVAEAESAMADRGRVLLRASGTEPVVRVMVEAEKRDVAEQWAQAIARQVRDAEKAAHPNVAGDGEQEHNPVITL, from the coding sequence ATGACCCGAAAATACTTTGGCACCGACGGCATTCGCGGCCGCGTTGGCGTTGCGCCGATCACTCCGGAATTTGTCATGCGGCTGGGCTACGCGGCTGGCAGGGTACTGACTCGCAGCGAGCATTCCATCTCAACATCGCCGGCGGTTTTGATCGGCAAGGACACGCGCATCTCCGGCTATATGCTCGAATCGGCGCTGCAGGCTGGCCTGTCGGCGGCCGGCGTCGACAGCCATCTAACCGGGCCCATGCCGACCCCGGCCGTCGCCTATCTGACGCGCGCGCTGCGCCTCCAGGCCGGCATCGTGATCAGCGCCTCGCACAATCCCTACGATGACAACGGCATCAAGTTTTTCTCGGCCGCCGGCGAGAAGCTGGATGACGGCATCGAGTGCGCGATTGAAGCCGGCCTGAACGATCTGGTCAGGACCGTCGCCTCCGAGAAGCTCGGCAAGGCCTACCGCATCAAGGATGCGGCGGGGCGCTACATCGAGTTTTGCAAAAGCGCATTCCCCAACGAGCTCGATTTGCGCGGCATGCGCATCGTCGTCGATTGCGCGCACGGCGCGACTTATCACGTCGCCCCGCACGTGTTTCACGAGTTGGGCGCCGAGGTCGTTTCGATAGGCGTGCAGCCGGACGGCCTCAATATCAACGCCGGTTTCGGCGCGACCGAGACCGATGCGCTGAAGCAAGCCGTATTGCGCGAACACGCCGATATCGGTATCGCGCTGGACGGCGACGGCGATCGCGTGATGATGATCGACGCGTCGGGCGCGCTGTTCGACGGCGATCAACTCTTGTTTCTGATGGCGCGCCATCGTCAGCAGGAAGGGCGGCTGAAGGGCGGCGTCGTCGGCACCGCCATGACCAATCTCGGCGTTGAGCAGGCATTCCGGCAACTGAACATTCCATTCGCGCGCGCCAAGGTCGGCGACCGCTATGTGCTCGAAATGCTGAAAGCGCGCGGCTGGCAACTGGGCGGCGAGGGCTCCGGCCACATCATCTGCCTCGACAAACACACGACCGGCGACGGCATCGTGTCGGCCTTGCAGGTGCTGCATCTGCTCAGGATCAAACAGACGACCTTGGCCGAATGTGCAGCCGCGCTCACGCTTTACCCGCAAATCCTTATCAATGTGAAATTCGCGCGGCGTTTCAATGTCGATGCCGATCCGGCAGTCAAAGCCAGGGTCGCGGAAGCCGAGTCGGCAATGGCCGATCGCGGCCGCGTGCTGTTGCGCGCTTCAGGCACCGAGCCCGTGGTACGGGTTATGGTGGAGGCCGAAAAGCGCGATGTCGCCGAGCAATGGGCGCAGGCAATTGCCAGGCAGGTGCGGGATGCCGAGAAGGCGGCGCACCCCAACGTGGCTGGCGATGGCGAACAGGAGCACAATCCAGTCATCACACTGTAA
- the phoB gene encoding phosphate regulon transcriptional regulator PhoB yields MATILVVEDESAILELLTLNLKHAGHNVLPARDAESAIAIINNVIPDLVLLDWMLPGRSGIALAKQLRENKRTKPLPIIFLTARSEEHDKVAALETGVDDYVTKPFSPRELAARIKAVLRRRAPHVTDDAVLIGDLRLDPATHRVTGKGQLLELGPVEFRLLHYLMTHPERVHSRKQLLDEVWGDHVFVEERTVDVHIRRLRMALSPSGSEHLIETVRGSGYRLSQMA; encoded by the coding sequence ATGGCCACGATACTGGTAGTTGAAGACGAATCCGCGATCCTCGAATTGCTCACCCTAAACCTCAAGCACGCCGGCCACAACGTGCTGCCGGCGCGGGACGCCGAAAGCGCGATCGCGATCATCAATAATGTGATTCCGGATCTGGTGCTGCTCGACTGGATGCTGCCGGGCCGCTCCGGCATCGCGCTGGCGAAACAGCTTCGCGAGAATAAGCGCACCAAGCCCCTGCCGATCATTTTTCTGACTGCGCGTTCGGAAGAACACGACAAGGTCGCCGCCCTCGAAACCGGCGTCGACGACTATGTAACGAAACCGTTTTCGCCGCGTGAGTTGGCGGCTCGCATCAAGGCAGTGTTGCGCCGGCGCGCGCCGCATGTCACCGACGATGCCGTGCTGATCGGTGATTTGCGGCTCGATCCCGCGACCCATCGCGTGACCGGCAAGGGTCAGTTGCTCGAACTGGGCCCGGTCGAGTTTCGCCTGCTGCATTATCTGATGACGCATCCCGAACGCGTGCATTCGCGCAAACAGTTGCTCGATGAAGTCTGGGGCGATCATGTTTTCGTCGAAGAGCGCACCGTCGATGTCCACATACGGCGCCTGCGCATGGCTTTGTCGCCAAGCGGGAGTGAGCATCTGATCGAGACCGTGCGCGGCAGTGGCTATCGGCTTTCGCAGATGGCGTAA